The following coding sequences lie in one Phalacrocorax aristotelis chromosome 2, bGulAri2.1, whole genome shotgun sequence genomic window:
- the EDN1 gene encoding endothelin-1 has protein sequence MDYSQMIVSLLFVFCPGLLPTAPGAVAAAAPPPAAAAAAAHRRARRCSCSSLLDEECVYFCHLDIIWINTPEKTVPYGLGGPSRSRRSLKDMVPEMLAEPSSRCRCANQKDKKCLNFCQTGKDLWAQSTVEKTSRHHNKAGNCIGPKCMNRQLVDSKKMKRLEAMGNSIKASFNIVKLKAELQKGWKLKHNRASKRQSIWESLKAS, from the exons ATGGATTATTCCCAGATGATCGTCTCGCTGCTCTTCGTCTTCTGCCCGGGGCTGCTGCCGACAG cccccggaGCCGtggccgccgccgcgccgccccccgccgccgccgccgccgccgcgcaccGTCGCGCCCGgcgctgctcctgctcctcgctGCTGGACGAGGAGTGCGTCTACTTCTGCCACCTCGACATCATCTGGATCAACACCCCCGA GAAGACTGTTCCGTACGGTCTCGGAGGCCCATCTCGATCCAGAAGATCGCTGAAGGACATGGTGCCGGAGATGCTCGCTGAACCTAGCAGCAGATGCCGATGTGCCAACCAGAAGGACAAGAAATGTCTGAACTTCTGCCAGACAGGAAAGGATCTCTG GGCTCAGTCCACAGTGGAAAAAACCTCACGGCACCACAACAAAGCTGGCAATTGCATTGGACCCAAATGCATGAACCGACAGCTTGTTGACAGCAAGAAAATGAAGCG GCTGGAAGCCATGGGTAACAGTATCAAAGCTTCTTTCAATATTGTAAAACTGAAGGCTGAGCTCCAGAAAGGGTGGAAGCTGAAACATAACAGGGCGAGCAAAAGGCAAAGCATCTGGGAAAGCCTGAAAGCGTCCTAG